CGCTGGAGATGCCGTAGTGGGCGCGCACCCGCTCGACCGACGCCCAGCCCGCCCAGGTGGGTGTCCGATCCGCCGCCAGCAGTGCGCGCACCTGCGCGCCGACTCGCGGCCGGACCCGATCGAAGCAGTCGCTCACGGCGTCCAGCAGCCGCCCCGAGACATCCTGACCCGCCAGTTCCCGGTAGAACTTGGCCCCGTGGAACTGGCCCGGTGCGATCAGCCGGTCGTTGAGCACCGTGCGTGAAACCAGCCCCGACACCGTGGAATTCAGGCACGCCGAGGCGATGAGGAAATCGTCCCGGGTCCCGTAGGTGCGCACACAGCCGCCCGGATCGGCCAGCACCGCCAGCTCCGGATCGAACCGCGCCCCGCCCGCCTTCTCGTATTCCGCCAGCGCGTCGGCCAGCTCCCTGGTGATGGCCCCCTTGCCGGTCCACCCGTCCACGAACACCACCGTCTTCGGATCGTGATGGCGCGCAAGGTAATCCAGCGCCGCCGCGTCGATACCGCGATCTCGCACGATCGACACCGCGTAATGCGGGGCGTCGATCCCACGCGTGCGCAGCCACCGCCGCATGAGCACGCCCACCGGGGTCCCCGCGCGCGCCAGCGAAACCAGCACCACCTCGCTCCCCCGCTCGGCGACCACCAGCTCGGCCACCGTGGCCACCGCCAGCGCGAGCCGCTCGGCGCTCTCGGCCAGCACCGTGTCGAACAGTTCCCGGTAGGCGGCGTCGGGCTGGTATTCCACCGGCAGCGACTCCGCGTAATGCGCCACCCCGGCCTGAATCCGCCGCTCCCGCTCCGCCACATCGGCTTCCAGCGCGACCCCCGACAGGTCGGTCAACAACCACGCGACCTCGTCGCGCGCGTACGACCCGAACTCCGGCCCGTACAGAGGTTCGGGCAGCGCCTGCCCGAACCGGCCTGGGCCGGAATCCCTTGCTGTGCTGGACGTGCGGGTCGCGGCCAGGGCGCGGGGATCGGCGCACGGGACGACCGCCAGCAGCACGTCCGAGCCCGGCGCGGTGAGTACGTCGACGAGCCCGCCTGCCGCCGTGAGGGTTTCGGTATCGGCCGGACTGTCGACGATGACCAGCAGAACCGGATCCACCGGGTCGGCCGAACGGTCGGGCCAGCACGCGTTGTACAGGAATCTGGGTGCTTCCGCATCGGGTTCCGGTGCGGTGAAACGGAATCCACGCCGCAGCGGATACCCGGGTTCGTCCAGGACGTACGCGGGTGAGCGGGTCGTCGTCTGGTAGCGGGTGGGAATACCGTTGTCGGCCAGGGCCGCCGCAATGCGCAGCGGCAGATACATCAGCTCCTCGTGCGCGATCACGATGACCGGTCGCGGCGGCCCGCCGGCTGCGCGAATCGACTCGAGGTCCGGCAGCAGCGCGGTCACCGCATCCCGCACGGCGGCCTCGAACGGCAGGGCGTCCGAATCCAGGAAGCCGTGGCGGCCGCCGTCCGGAACATCGTGGGGCCACGGGAGTTCCACGCGGACGCAGTCGCCGCGCCGCTCCGCGGTGGGGTTGAGAACGGGGTCGGGCAGCGCCGCGACGGCATCGACCAGATCCGCGGGCAGCTCGGTGCTCCCGCTGGCCAGGCACACCGTGTCGATGCGCGCACCCAGTTCGGCCGCGGCCGACTCGAAGGCGCGGCGGTCGCTCTCGGTGCGCATGTCCACCAGGGAGGCGAGCACGTAGTGGCGGCGCGGCGAAGAGGTGTGCAGGGCGCGGATGGCGTCCAATGCGGTGGCGCCGGTGGATATCTCATCGTCGACCAGAACCATCGGGACGTCGTTGTCGAAGATCGCGGCCGGCATGGGTTGCAGCAGGTGGGAGGTGGCGTGCGAGTGGCCCTCCTCGAAACCGGCGAGGGTGTCGGCGGCGGCGACGTCGCGGCGGGTGGAATGCAGGTAGCAACGCGCCCGGATGCGAGCGGCTACCGTGTGGCCGAGCCCGGTCGCGGTCTCGGCGAAACCCAGTACAACCGCCTCCGAACCCGGCTGCGCCACACCGTGTCCGGCGTCGCCCGCGCTCCGCTTCGCCCTGGTGAGAGCCTCGGCGACCAGGTCTCCCAGTCGATTTCCCGCGTCCAGCACCCGGTACGGGTCGGTGGGGAGGTGTTTGCCGAGCACGGTGGAGACCAGCAGGTGAGCGCGACGGGGATTGCGACGCAGGCCGGGCTCGATCAGATCGCCGATGCGCCAATCACCTTCGGGCACGGCCGATTCGGCGTGGTGGAGGGTGAGGCCGAGTGCGCGGGTGGCCCAGGGCAGATCGGCCCCGGTCGGCGGGGCGTCGAATAGGTCGGGGTCGGCGGTCACGATTCGACCAGGGCCTTGAGCAGGTCCACGAAGGAGACTCCTTGGTTGGCGACGCCGAACACCTTGGCGCGCAGCACAATATGACGCGCCCAACTGCGGTGCGGGCGCATCTCGTTCATCTTGTTGCGGTACTCCGACGCCGCCACTCCCCCCGCGTCGGCCCGCAGGATGTCGAGCGCGTCGGCGTATTCCTCGTGGGTCACCACCGACAGCGCGTGCACCACCGCCACATGGGTCGGGTGGATGACGGTCTTGCCCTGAATGCCGTTGGCCCGGTCCAGGGTGATCTCCCGTAGCAGCCCGTCCAGATCCCGGCTGACCAGCGACTGCCGGAACGGCACGGCATCGATCTCGGCGAACGGCGAGGTGCGCAGCTGCGGCCGGAACATGCGGTCGTGGTCGGCGAAGTACTCCCACACCGGCCCGGTGATGGTGAATCCGCTGCCGTCGGCGCGACCCAGATAGTTGACGATGTCGGCGATGACGTCGGCGACCACCCGCACGTCGTAGATGGTCAGCTCCCGGTCGCGGCGAATACCGAAGGTGGAGCACATGTCCGTGGCCCCGATGCGCACCGCGAGCACCCGATCGCGGTGCGCGGCAAGCACTTCCCCGATCCGGCGCAGTTCCCGATCGCGGGTCTCCCGATGGACCAGTGCCGGCGATTCCAGCACCGGCATGCCGAACATGGTGCGCCCCAGCCGTTGTGACGCGGCCGCCACGGCGTCGAGGTAGTCGCTCGCGCGGGCGGCGTCGAACTTGGGCAGCACGAATCCGGTGAGCGCGACCGCGCCGGACCCGAGCCGGTCGGCGAGCTCGCCGATGCTGTGCGGATCACGCACCCGCACGAACAGCAGCGGATGCGGTTCCCCACTGTCGGCGAGTTCGTCGAGGGTTCGCACGGTCTGCCGTTTCCCGGCCGCCACGTCGTGGTCGGCGACCGCGTCCTCGAGGTCGATGACCATCGAGCACACGCCGCGTTCGGCCCGGCGCACGATGGTGGCGGTGAGATCGGGCCGGGTGGCGGGCACGTAGAGGGTGGCGCCCAGCGCCATGGCCAGCAGGTCCCGGTCGCGGGAGCCGCCGAAGGGTTCGGGCAGGCGGTGGAACAGCCGCCGCAGTTCCGGTCCCGGCACCTGCCGGAAATGCCGCAGCGGGAAGCTCTTCCGCAGGGAGACGGGGGCGACATCCGGATCGCTGGTGATCGTCGCGGTCATCGGTGTGGCCGTCCTCCTGCTGACTTTCGGTCTATCTGTCGGTATTTCGCATACGGTCCACCACTCCGGCGACGAACGCGGAGATGGCGTCGAGTTCGGACACGTAGGCCCAGTAGTCGGGGTGGCGGCCGGTCAGGGCGGCGGCCGCGCGGTCCAGCCGGTCGGACTGGGCGTCGAGCACCGAACCCCATTGCGGGACCACGCCCTTGTTCACGGCCAGCATCTGGGCGTCGCGCAGCTTGAAGCGGACGGCCTTGGCGCGTTCGGTGGGCTGCTCGCGCACCTGCCGCAGCAGGGCCAGCCGTGCGGTGACGGCGTCGGCGCGCTCCTCGGCGGTGGCGAGGTGGGCACGGGCGGTGGAAGTCAGATCGAGCGCGTCCTCCGGGTCGGAATTGGCCAGGGCGGCCCGGGCGCGGGTCAGGTCCGCGTCGGCGGCCGCGACGGCCTCCCGGGCTTGTCGCTCATTGTTGGCCAAATCGTTCGAGGACGCAGCCGCGAATTCGCGCAGCAGGGCCGACAGCGCGGGCGCCACCCGCTCCAGCCGGTTGCGGGCGGCCTCGAGCCGGGTGGCCGCGGAGGCGATGGCCGTGGTGGCCGAATGCTGTTTGCCGGGTGCGGCTTCCAGGGCGCTGGACAGTTCGCGGGTGAGGGTCTCGAGCCGGGTCGCGGCCTCCCGGGTGGCCCGGGGGTCGGCCACGACGGCGGCGTCGAGTGTGACGAGTCCCTCATCCAGCGCGGCCGCGCATTGCCGCACCGACGGGTAGTCGGCGAAGGGCGAGGCGGCGGCCGCGGCCCGCTGCGCCTGCGCCTGCGCGCGCACCTGGCCGGCGAGCTGCGGCACCGAGCCGTACACGGCGACAGCGTGTTCGAGGTGGGCCTGATTGCCGCGGTAGAAGTCGTCGACGCCGCGCGCGGCCTCCGACAGGCCCCGCACGACGCCGTCGATCTCGGGCTGCGCGATCGCGGTGCCGTCGCGTTCGGCCTGGTCGAGCCGATCGTTGAGGGCCAGGTACGCGCCCGAGGCGCCGTAGCAGCGGGCGCGCACCGCTTCCCAGCGCGCGGCCATGCCGCGTTCGGGGAACAGCGCCGCGGACGCGACGACGGCGGCCTCGGCAATGCTCTGCCGCCGGTCCATATCCAGGAAGGCGGTCGTCAGCACCTGCCGGGCCTGCTGCACCCATTCGTTGTTCCGAGCTGTCCCGGATGTCCGGAACCATCCGCGTCGACGGCCTGCCACGCACCGATCGTAGATCGATCGGGAGCGAACCGAGCCGTACGGGCGACAGGGCCCGCGGATCGTGCAAACCTGACGTAGGACAGTGGGTTCCACCCAGCCGGATTGGACTCGTCCTATCCAGTTCTTGGGGAAACCATTACTGTTTGATCTCGACGGAACCGACATAGAAGACACGCCGTTATGCAAGAAACGGTTCTCACACGCTTTACAACGGAAGGATCCCCGCTATGGGTGTCAGCTTGTCCAAGGGCGGCAACGTTTCACTGACCAAGCAGGCTCCGAACCTGACCCAGGTGGCCGTCGGCCTCGGCTGGGACGTCCGGACCACCACGGGTACCGACTTCGACCTCGACGCCAGCGCCATCGCGACCGGCGCGGAGAAGAAGGCGTTGTCCGACAAGCACTTCGTGTTCTTCAACAACCTGCAGTCCCCCGAGGGCACCATCGTGCACACCGGCGACAACCTCACCGGTGAGGGCGAGGGCGACGACGAGGTCATCAATATCGACCTGGCCAACACCCCGCCGGCCATCGAGTCCATCTTCTTCCCGGTCTCGATCTACGACGCCGACTCGCGCGGCCAGAGCTTCGGCCAGGTCCGCAATGCCTACATCCGCGTCGTGGACCGCGCCAACGGCAACGAGCTGGCCCGTTACGACCTGACCGAGGACGCCTCCACCGAAACCGCCATGGTGTTCGGCGAGCTCTACCGCAACAATAGTGAGTGGAAGTTCCGCGCTATCGGACAGGGCTACGCGTCGGGCCTGGCGGGCATCGCCCGTGACTTCGGCGTCAACGTCTAGGACGTCATCCCAGCGACACCGCGAGAGGGCTCGGTCGCACGGGCCCTCTTCGTGTGTCCGACCGCCACCCACCGATCCGCCTCAACGAAAGGCCCACTGCGGTGCGAATATTCGGACTCTCCATCGTCGTCTCCGTCTTGGCGCTGCTCGCGGCGTTGATCTACGGCGGGCCCACCGCGCTGCTGCTGTGCGCCATCCTGGGTGTGCTCGAGGTGTCGCTGTCGTTCGACAACGCGGTCATCAACGCCAGCATCCTGCAGCGGATGAGCGATTTCTGGCAGCGCATCTTCCTGACCATCGGCGTGATCATCGCCGTTTTCGGTATGCGCCTGGTGTTTCCGCTGGCCATCGTGTGGATCACGGCCGGGCTCAACCCGGTTCGCGCCTTCGACCTGGCCATGAACCCGCCCGCCGACGGCGCGCTCACCTTCCCCGACGGCAGCGCCTCCTACGAGAAGCTGCTCACCGACGCGCATCCGCAGATCGCGGCCTTCGGCGGCGCGTTCCTGCTGCTGCTGTTCTTCAACTTCATCCTCGAGGAGCACGAGGTCACCTGGCTGGGCTGGATCGAGCGGCCGCTGGCCAAGCTGGGCAAGCTCGACATGCTCGCGGTGGTGCTCACCCTGGCCGGCATCGTGATCGCGGCCGAATTCATTGCCGCCGACGATGATCGCGGCACCGTGCTGCTGGCCGGCATCCTCGGCGTGATGACCTACATCCTCGTCGACGGACTCGGATCGATGTTCAATGCCGAGGAGCACGCCGAGGGGGCCGCGGCCGGACCCTCGGGCATCGTGAAGGCGACCGGCAAGGCGGCGTTCTTCCTGTTCCTGTACCTGGAGGTGCTCGACGCCTCGTTCTCCTTCGACGGTGTCATCGGCGCGTTCGCCATCACCTCCGACCCGATCCTGATCGCCCTGGGCCTGGGCCTGATCGGCGCCATGTTCGTCCGGTCGATCACGGTGTACCTGGTGCGCAAGGGCACGCTGTCGGAGTACGTGTACCTCGAGCACGGCGCGTTCTGGGCCATCGGCGCGCTGGCGGTCATCCTGCTCATCACCATCGGCGTGCATGTGAACGAGGTGATCAGCGGTCTGGTCGGCGTGGCGTTCATCGGCGCGGCGTTCATCACCAGCGTCATCCGCAACCGCCGCGAGGCGGGCGAGGAGAACGACGACGAAGTGGATCTGGAGAAGTCCGGCAGCCTGAGCTGAGGGTCAGAGCATGCGGCGGGGCACGGTCAGATGCCGTGACCGCCGCAGCGACACCCGCGACCACAGCGTCTGCTGAATCTGCAGGGTGGCCCAGCCCGCGAGCGCCATGCCGGCGATGTTCACCAGCAGCTGGGCCACACTCCCCCACACCGTCGCCCCGTCTGCGACGGCCACGCCGAGCGCGATATTGCCGGCCGCGGGCACCGTGGTCACCGAGATGAACACCCCGGCCAGCCCCAGCGATTTCGCCGACGTGATGGCCAATACCCCTGCCCCGCCGGCGATCACCGCGACGATGAACGACCACTTGTCGGGCGTGTAGATGAAATGCGTCGCCGGGCGCGGACCGGTCACCTGGGCAATGGTGATCCAGCCCAGCAGCCGGCCGATCAAGGCCAGCACGATGGTCAGGCCGATGGCCACCAGGAATCCGATCACCAAGGTGCGCAACGCCAGTCGCAGCAGCATGTAGCGCCGGCGGACCAGCGATACGCCCAGCGCGGCGATGGGACCGAACTCGGGGCCGAGCACCATCGCGCCGACGGTCAGGATCTGCGAGTCGGTGACGATGGCGATGCTCGCGATGACGGTGGCCAGGGTCAGAAAGCTCAGATAGGTCCAGTTCAGCTCGGATTCGTCGTAGGCGCGCTGGGCCACCTCCGCCCACACCACCGCGTCGGTGCTGCTGCCCGGGGTGCGGACCTCGGCGTCGAAACCGCTGCGCGACAGCCAGGTTCCGACCTGTTCGATCTCGATGCTGCCCTGCTGATGCACTCGCATCTCGCGCAGCGTCTGCACCAGCGGGTTGGCGGCCTCGCGGGCGATCTGCGCGGTGATGAGGTCGCCCGGCGGGCGCAGCGCCGCACCGCGAATGGCGACCAGGCCGGTGACCGCGTCGTCGGATTCGAGGAGGTCGAGGATGTCGTCGGTCATGGCGGCGGGGGCGAGGATCCGCAGGTGCAGCATGGGCACAGTGTGCCGTGCGGGACGTTCGGTCCGGGAGACGCGGCACGGCCGGGGTGTCATGGATTCATGTCCATGACACCCCGGCCGTGGGGGGATGCTCAGGCGTGGAGGGCGTGCCGCCGCAGCGTGTATGTGCGTGGCGCGGCGACCGTTTCGGTTGCGGCGGGTTCGGTTGCGACCGATTCCGTTGCGGCCGGGGCGGTTTCGGTGTCGGCGGGCGCGGCCGGGGTGGCGCGGCGGGACGCCAGCACCATGCCGATCACGCCGACGCCCAGGCCCGCCATGGTCAGCGGGTGCAGCGGCTGATCGATGACCAGCCACGCCATGAGGGCGGTGATGGCCGGGATGGCGAAGAAGAAACGGCTGACCCGGGTGGTGCCCCAGCGCTGCAGCATGGTGTTGAGCAGCAGGAACGCGCCCATGGAATTGACCAGCACCATCCACACCATGGAACCCGCGAACCGCGCCGGGTCGGCGATGTGGAAATCACCGGCCGCCAAGGCCATCGCCCCGGCGAAGGGCGCGCTGACGGCGATGTGCAGGGCGGTGCCGGTGCGCGGGTCGACGCCGGGGGTGAAGCGCTTCTGGTAGACGGTGCCCAGGCTCAGACCGAGCAGGCCGACCACGCTGAACAGCAGGCCCGACAGCGAGAACGCGGACTGGTCGACCACCGCCATACCTACGCCGATGCCGCCCACCCCGAAGCCCAGCCACTGCCGCCGGCTCACGGATTCGCCCAGGCCACTGGCGAACAGGGCGATCACCAGCGGGCTCAGGCCCTGCACCAGCGAGATGACCGAGGCGGTGACGTGCTGGTGCATGGCGGAGTAGAAGCCGCCGAACTGCACGAACTGCATGAGCAGGCCCGCCACCACGGTGTGGGCCAGCACCCGGCCCCGCGGCCAGACGGCCTTGGTCGCCACGGCGTAGACGATCAGCAGCGCACCGGCGATGGCGAAGCGCGAGAACAACACCAGCATGGTCGGGGCCGCGCCGACGCCGATGATGCCCGCGATGAAAGCGCTGCTCCACATGAACATCAGCGCCGGTGGGCCCGCCACCTCGAGAAGCCGGTTGTTCATGATTCCTCCGTTGTTCGTAACCCCTTCAAGTGGTTACTACCCTGGCACCTGGTTGCGTAACCTGTCAAGGGGGTTACGATCAGAGCATGTCCGACTTCGCCGACCCCCACCTGTTCGTCAGCGGCAACCTCGCGCTGAACTTCATCGGCACGGCGCAGGAACGGCGCACCACCTTCATCGAATTGCTCGGCGGCGACGCCGAACTCGGGGAATGGGTGGTCGCCGCCGGGATCCTCGACACCGCGCCCGACCCCACCGGCGCACTCGAGCGCGCCCTACGCCTGCGCGAAGCCGCCTGGCGGGTGATGCTGGCCGTCCTGCACGGCGAACCCTGCGCCGACGCCGACCGCAGGCTGCTCAACCGGCACGCCCGCGACACCGCGCCCGAACTGAGCCTGCGCCCCGACGGCAGTGTGCGACGCAGCGGGACAATCGATTCCGCGCTGGCGGCCATCGCGGTCTCGGCCATCGAACTGCTCGGCGGCCCCGATCGCGCCCGCCTCAAGGAGTGCGGGCGAGACGCCTGCACCCGCCTCTACCTGGACACCTCACGCGGCGGTTCGCGCCGGTGGTGCGATATGGCGGTCTGCGGAAACCGGGCCAAGAGCAAGGCTTTCCGCGCCCGCGGCGCCGAGCACACCCATTGACCGCGGCCGCGCGGTGACGAACAGGAAGAAGAACGCCACCAGCAGCACCGCTTTGCCCCAGACGCCGACCTGCACCAGGTTCTGCTCCAAGGCCGCGCCGCGACCCTGACCGAGGGCATAGAAGTAGCGGAAGACGCCGATGCCGAGGCAGGCGTCGGCCATCAGATAGGTGACCACCAGGCTCCACGGCACCTCGAGCAGCACCAGGAACGGGATCAGCCACAGCGTGTACTGCGGGGAGTGCACCTTGTGGAATTCCAGGAATCCACACAGCATCGCGCCGCTGACCCCGATCCACGGGTACACGCCCGCCAACCGGTAATGCCGCCAGCCCAGCCAGCAGGCCAGCACGAACGACGCCACCACCAGCACCGGCGAGGCCACCGACACCGTGTCCTGGAACGCGACCTCACCGGCATAGCTGTTCGCGAACAACGGGCGCAGACCCCAATACCAGAGGGAATTGGTGGTGATATCGGCCTGCCGCATCTGCTGGAAGGTGATCGACGCCCGCCAGCCGTCATAACCGGCCAGCGCGAACGGCAAATTGATCGCGACCACCGTGCCGATCGCGGTCGCGGCCACCATGAGCGCGCCGCGCACATCGAATCGCTTTTCGCGCAAAGGGTTCTCGCCGAGCAGCACATGGATCAGCAACGGCAGCACGAAGATTCCGGGATAGAGCTTGAAGCAGAAGCCGATCGCCAGGAAAACCGCCGCCGCGATCGCGCGATCGCGCAGCGAGTATTTGGTCAGCACGGTCATCACATAGAACGCCGCGACCGCGGTGGCCACCACCGGCAGTTCCCAATTGTGGAAGGCGT
This sequence is a window from Nocardia yunnanensis. Protein-coding genes within it:
- a CDS encoding phosphoribosyltransferase; its protein translation is MTADPDLFDAPPTGADLPWATRALGLTLHHAESAVPEGDWRIGDLIEPGLRRNPRRAHLLVSTVLGKHLPTDPYRVLDAGNRLGDLVAEALTRAKRSAGDAGHGVAQPGSEAVVLGFAETATGLGHTVAARIRARCYLHSTRRDVAAADTLAGFEEGHSHATSHLLQPMPAAIFDNDVPMVLVDDEISTGATALDAIRALHTSSPRRHYVLASLVDMRTESDRRAFESAAAELGARIDTVCLASGSTELPADLVDAVAALPDPVLNPTAERRGDCVRVELPWPHDVPDGGRHGFLDSDALPFEAAVRDAVTALLPDLESIRAAGGPPRPVIVIAHEELMYLPLRIAAALADNGIPTRYQTTTRSPAYVLDEPGYPLRRGFRFTAPEPDAEAPRFLYNACWPDRSADPVDPVLLVIVDSPADTETLTAAGGLVDVLTAPGSDVLLAVVPCADPRALAATRTSSTARDSGPGRFGQALPEPLYGPEFGSYARDEVAWLLTDLSGVALEADVAERERRIQAGVAHYAESLPVEYQPDAAYRELFDTVLAESAERLALAVATVAELVVAERGSEVVLVSLARAGTPVGVLMRRWLRTRGIDAPHYAVSIVRDRGIDAAALDYLARHHDPKTVVFVDGWTGKGAITRELADALAEYEKAGGARFDPELAVLADPGGCVRTYGTRDDFLIASACLNSTVSGLVSRTVLNDRLIAPGQFHGAKFYRELAGQDVSGRLLDAVSDCFDRVRPRVGAQVRALLAADRTPTWAGWASVERVRAHYGISSVNFVKPGVGETTRVLLRRVPWRVLVRVADAPEHAHIRLLAAARGVPVEVVPDLAYACMGLIKDMKG
- a CDS encoding HpcH/HpaI aldolase/citrate lyase family protein, producing MRHFRQVPGPELRRLFHRLPEPFGGSRDRDLLAMALGATLYVPATRPDLTATIVRRAERGVCSMVIDLEDAVADHDVAAGKRQTVRTLDELADSGEPHPLLFVRVRDPHSIGELADRLGSGAVALTGFVLPKFDAARASDYLDAVAAASQRLGRTMFGMPVLESPALVHRETRDRELRRIGEVLAAHRDRVLAVRIGATDMCSTFGIRRDRELTIYDVRVVADVIADIVNYLGRADGSGFTITGPVWEYFADHDRMFRPQLRTSPFAEIDAVPFRQSLVSRDLDGLLREITLDRANGIQGKTVIHPTHVAVVHALSVVTHEEYADALDILRADAGGVAASEYRNKMNEMRPHRSWARHIVLRAKVFGVANQGVSFVDLLKALVES
- a CDS encoding TerD family protein gives rise to the protein MGVSLSKGGNVSLTKQAPNLTQVAVGLGWDVRTTTGTDFDLDASAIATGAEKKALSDKHFVFFNNLQSPEGTIVHTGDNLTGEGEGDDEVINIDLANTPPAIESIFFPVSIYDADSRGQSFGQVRNAYIRVVDRANGNELARYDLTEDASTETAMVFGELYRNNSEWKFRAIGQGYASGLAGIARDFGVNV
- a CDS encoding DUF475 domain-containing protein — encoded protein: MRIFGLSIVVSVLALLAALIYGGPTALLLCAILGVLEVSLSFDNAVINASILQRMSDFWQRIFLTIGVIIAVFGMRLVFPLAIVWITAGLNPVRAFDLAMNPPADGALTFPDGSASYEKLLTDAHPQIAAFGGAFLLLLFFNFILEEHEVTWLGWIERPLAKLGKLDMLAVVLTLAGIVIAAEFIAADDDRGTVLLAGILGVMTYILVDGLGSMFNAEEHAEGAAAGPSGIVKATGKAAFFLFLYLEVLDASFSFDGVIGAFAITSDPILIALGLGLIGAMFVRSITVYLVRKGTLSEYVYLEHGAFWAIGALAVILLITIGVHVNEVISGLVGVAFIGAAFITSVIRNRREAGEENDDEVDLEKSGSLS
- a CDS encoding DUF389 domain-containing protein produces the protein MLHLRILAPAAMTDDILDLLESDDAVTGLVAIRGAALRPPGDLITAQIAREAANPLVQTLREMRVHQQGSIEIEQVGTWLSRSGFDAEVRTPGSSTDAVVWAEVAQRAYDESELNWTYLSFLTLATVIASIAIVTDSQILTVGAMVLGPEFGPIAALGVSLVRRRYMLLRLALRTLVIGFLVAIGLTIVLALIGRLLGWITIAQVTGPRPATHFIYTPDKWSFIVAVIAGGAGVLAITSAKSLGLAGVFISVTTVPAAGNIALGVAVADGATVWGSVAQLLVNIAGMALAGWATLQIQQTLWSRVSLRRSRHLTVPRRML
- a CDS encoding DMT family transporter, with the translated sequence MNNRLLEVAGPPALMFMWSSAFIAGIIGVGAAPTMLVLFSRFAIAGALLIVYAVATKAVWPRGRVLAHTVVAGLLMQFVQFGGFYSAMHQHVTASVISLVQGLSPLVIALFASGLGESVSRRQWLGFGVGGIGVGMAVVDQSAFSLSGLLFSVVGLLGLSLGTVYQKRFTPGVDPRTGTALHIAVSAPFAGAMALAAGDFHIADPARFAGSMVWMVLVNSMGAFLLLNTMLQRWGTTRVSRFFFAIPAITALMAWLVIDQPLHPLTMAGLGVGVIGMVLASRRATPAAPADTETAPAATESVATEPAATETVAAPRTYTLRRHALHA
- a CDS encoding CGNR zinc finger domain-containing protein, which translates into the protein MSDFADPHLFVSGNLALNFIGTAQERRTTFIELLGGDAELGEWVVAAGILDTAPDPTGALERALRLREAAWRVMLAVLHGEPCADADRRLLNRHARDTAPELSLRPDGSVRRSGTIDSALAAIAVSAIELLGGPDRARLKECGRDACTRLYLDTSRGGSRRWCDMAVCGNRAKSKAFRARGAEHTH
- a CDS encoding glycosyltransferase family 87 protein encodes the protein MSNRPVVSETVSRRRDSGRTIAVFSTVVCAITVVIGYLNKARCAGGTFEASGRSVLFDVIKDSNVCYSDIQYLWLGRGIDEHVFPYLTGGITPDGQLTGGAVEYPVLSGLLMWIGGIGAHNDAQFLLHSALLLAPFALLTAYLLARMAGRAALLWSAGPPLVLYAFHNWELPVVATAVAAFYVMTVLTKYSLRDRAIAAAVFLAIGFCFKLYPGIFVLPLLIHVLLGENPLREKRFDVRGALMVAATAIGTVVAINLPFALAGYDGWRASITFQQMRQADITTNSLWYWGLRPLFANSYAGEVAFQDTVSVASPVLVVASFVLACWLGWRHYRLAGVYPWIGVSGAMLCGFLEFHKVHSPQYTLWLIPFLVLLEVPWSLVVTYLMADACLGIGVFRYFYALGQGRGAALEQNLVQVGVWGKAVLLVAFFFLFVTARPRSMGVLGAAGAESLALGPVSADRHIAPPARTAA